The Prodigiosinella aquatilis region CCTGTCTGTTATTGATTTCCGCCCCCGTTTTCGCCAAACCAACGCTAACGGTGTACACCTATGACTCCTTCGCCTCTGAATGGGGCCCCGGCCCGGCGGTCAAAAAAGCATTTGAAAAGAAGTGCGACTGCGAACTGAAATTCGTGGTGTTGGAAGATGGTGTCTCGCTGTTAAACCGTCTGCGGATGGAAGGCAAACACACCAAGGCTGATATCGTGCTGGGGCTGGACAATAATCTGGTGCAAGCCGCCGCGCAGACCGGATTGTTCCGCCAGTCGGATGTTGATATCCATGCGCTAACCGTCCCCGGCGGCTGGAAAAATACCACCTTCATTCCCTACGATTACGGCTATTTCGCCTTTGTTTACAACAAAGATACGCTGAAAAACCCGCCGAAAAGTCTGCATGAACTTATCGACAGTCCTCGACAATGGAAGGTTATCTATCAAGATCCGCGGACCAGCACGCCGGGTTTAGGTTTGCTGCTGTGGATGCAGAAAGTCTACGGTGATCAGGCACCACAGGCATGGAAAAAACTGGCCGCGAAAACCGTTACCGTCACCAAAGGCTGGAGTGAAGCCTATGGTCTGTTCCTGAAAGGCGAAGCCGATCTGGTACTGAGCTACACCACCTCTCCGGCGTATCACATCATCGAGGAGAAAAAACAAATTACGCTGCCGCCAATTTCAGTGAAGGACATTATCTGCAAGTAGAAGTGGCCGGTCAGTTGGCTTCCAGTAAACATCCTCAGTTGGCGACACGTTTCATGCAGTTTATGTTGACGCCGGCATTCCAGCAGATCATCCCCACCACCAACTGGATGTACCCGGTGATCAAGACCGAATTACCCGCGGGTTACAACGCACTGACAATCCCGGCCCACACCCTGGAATATACACCACAGCAAGTAGCACAGCAGCGCAATAACTGGATTCAGGCATGGTTACGCGCCGTCAGCCACTAGCCCTCAACTGGCTATGGCCCGGCTTGCTGGCCACAGCATTACTGGTTACAGCGGCCGCACTGGCATTTGGGGCATTGTGGCAGCAAGCCCCGACAAACCAATGGCTCGCACTGTGGCAGGATGATTACCTGTGGCACGTCATCCGCTTCACGTTCTGGCAAGCACTGCTGTCCGCCCTGTTTTCGACGGTACCGGCGATCTTCCTGGCACGGGCGCTATATCGCCGCCGCTTTCCCGGCCATCGTTGGCTACTGCGTCTGTGTGCCATGACACTGGTATTGCCGGTGCTGGTGGCTGTATTCGGAATTCTCAGCGTCTACGGTCGCCAGGGATGGCTAGCGCATTTACTGGCATTGGTGGGCATTGAATACCGTTTTTCTCCCTACGGTCTGCGAGGCATTCTGCTGGCGCACGTATTTTTTAATCTGCCACTGGCGACCCGCCTGCTGTTACAGGCACTGGAAGGTATTGCCACCGAACAGAGACAATTGGCTACCCAATTGGGCATGCGTGGCTGGAATTACTTTCACCTTGTGGAATGGCCGTGGTTGCGCCGCCAGATTCTGCCCGCCGCAGCACTGATTTTTATGCTCTGTTTCGCCAGTTTCGCCACCGTCCTGTCATTAGGCGGTGGACCAGAGGCGACCACTATCGAACTGGCTATCTATCAGGCACTGAGTTTTGACTACGATCCAGCACGGGCGGCTTTGCTGGCGCTCATTCAGATAGTCTGTTGCCTTGGCCTGGTACTGCTCAGTCAACGTTTGGGTAAATTGCTGCCGGTGGGGTACAGCCAGCAGCAACACTGGCGCGATCCACAGGATAGCTTACTGAGTCGAAGCCTTGACACACTGTTGATTGCGGCAGCGTTACTGCTGCTGTTACCGCCGCTGTTGGCCGTCATCGCCGATGGACTCAATGCCTCACTACTCGAGGTTCTGCGGCAACCTGTACTGTGGCAAACGCTATTCACCTCACTGCGTATCGCGCTGGCAGCGGGGGTTGTATGCGTCATACTGACCATGATGCTACTGTGGAGCAGCCGTGAGCTTAAGTTGCGCCAGCGCCTCTTTCTCGGGCAATTGATGGATCTGAGTGGAATGTTGATTCTGGCGATGCCCGGTATCGTGCTGGCGACCGGCTTTTTTCTGTTGTTCAATAATACGTTTGGGTTACCGGATTCGCCTTACGCCTTGGTCGTCATGACCAATGCCTTGATGGCAATCCCTTATGCGTTGAAAGTGCTGGAAAACCCAATGTATGACACGGCAGAACGGTTTAATCAGCTGTGTTTATCGCTGGATATCCGTGGCTGGCAACGACTGAAAGTGGTCGAACTGCGGGCATTAAAGCTCCCCATCACACAAGCGCTGGCCTTTGCCTGTGTACTCTCAATTGGTGATTTTGGCGTCATCGCCCTATTTGGCAACGAACAATTCCGCACCTTACCGTTTTATCTTTACCAGCAGATTGGCGCTTATCGCAGTGCCGACGGCGCGGTAACCGCCCTGCTCCTGCTGTTATTATGCTTTACCCTGTTCACCCTGATTGAGAAACTGGCGGGCCAACATGATCATTCTCGATAAACTTGTCTACCTCTACCAACACCTGCCGATGCGTTTTGATCTCCGGGTACAATCGGGGGAACGGATAGCGATCCTGGGCCCCAGTGGGGCAGGCAAAAGCACCCTGCTAAGTCTGATTGCCGGTTTTCTGATGGCAGACAGCGGCCAGCTACGATTGAACGGCCAAGATCACCACGCTACGCCACCGGCTAAACGGCCAGTCTCGATTCTGTTTCAGGAAAATAATCTGTTCCCCCACCTCTCACTGAAACAGAACATCGCGCTGGGCCTCAACCCTGGCCTGAAACTGAATGCACATCAACAGGAAATCCTGCGCCATATCGCACAACAAGTTGGACTGACACCGATGTTGGACCGCCTTCCATCGCAGGTTTCCGGTGGCCAGCGTCAACGTGCCGCGCTGGCCCGTTGCCTGATCCGCCAGCAACCGATCTTGCTGTTGGATGAACCCTTTTCCGCGCTGGACCCGGCATTACGCTATGAAATGCTGGAACTACTGGATACCGTGTGTAGTGAACGGCAACTCACCCTGCTGATGGTTTCTCATAATCTGGAAGACGCGGCCCGCATCGCCTCACGCACAGTGCTGGTGGTGGATGGACATATTTACTATGACGGCCCAACTTGTGATTTGCAGCGGGGCACAACGGAAGCGGCACGGATTCTGGGTATTTCCCTTCGTGAGAATAAATAAATGTGATCCACAACCGGTTTTTGTGTATTTCCCTCATCGGGGTAGTGTTTATTTTTCACCGGCTATGTTTATATAAATCCGTTCATTAACGATTAACCATAAGGTTCTCCGTGAAACACACCTCCTCCACTTTCGCTCTACTAAGCACCGCGTATGACGCGGTCGTCGTCGTGCGCGTGGTGGTCGTGGTCGGCAGCGCGCCGTAACGGGTTCCGAATCCAGAAAAGATTCCCAAACCCCGCCGGCGCAAGCCGAGCGGGGTTTCTTATATCCACCCTCCCCGCTCTTTCCCTGCACCGGCTCTGATAAAGGATATGACTATGCGTTATACAGGAGCTGAGCTGATCATCCGTCTGCTGGAACAGCAAGGCATCACCACAGTAACCGGCATTCCCGGTGGTGCCGCACTGCCGTTATACGATGCGTTGGGGCAAAGTAACATTATCCGTCACGTACTGGCCCGCCATGAACAAGGGGCCGGATTTATTGCTCAAGGCATGGCCCGTGCCAGTGGCAAAGCTGCGGTTTGTATGGCTTCCAGCGGCCCAGGTGCCACCAACCTGCTGACCGCCATTGCCGATGCCAAACTCGATTCCATTCCGCTGGTATGCATTACAGGTCAGGTCTCTTCCAGCATGATTGGCACGGATGCGTTTCAGGAAGTAGATACCTATGGCATCTCCATTCCGGTAACCAAACACAACTATCTGGTGCGGGATATCAACGAGCTGCCTCGCGTAATTGAAGATGCCTTTCGCATTGCGCAATCAGGACGGCCAGGCCCGGTGTGGGTAGATATTCCCAAAGATGTGCAGACTGCCAGTATTGAGTTGGCTGAATTGCCCGCCATTCGTGCCAACGATACACCGCCGGACGTCAATCCTCAGTCGATCCGTCAGGCAGCAGCGATGATTAACGCCGCGCAACGTCCAGTACTTTATCTCGGAGGCGGCATTATCAGCGCCGCCGCACATCAGCAAGCGCGCCAACTGGCCGAACGTTCCAATCTACCCACCACCATGACCTTGATGGCGCTGGGAGCCATACCGGTAGACCATCCGCTATCACTGGGTATGCTGGGCATGCATGCAGCCCGATCAACCAATCTGATTCTACAGCAGGCAGATTGGTTAATTGTGCTGGGGGCTCGGTTTGACGATCGCGCCATCGGTAAAGCCGAACAATTCTGCCCGGATGCCAGTATCATCCACATTGATATCGATCCGGCTGAGCTGGGCAAAATCCGCCAACCGCATGTCGCACTGAACGCGGATGTCGCCCAGGCGCTGGACCAGTTACTACCGCTGATCGAATCTCAACCACGTGAAGTATGGCGTGGTGCGGTGCAGGCACTGCAACGAGAGTTTCCGTTCAGTATGCCCAACAGTGATGACCCACTGAGTCACTACGGCTTGATCCGCGCCGTCGCACAGGAACTGGACGATAATGCCATTATCTCCACCGATGTGGGCCAGCATCAGATGTGGGTAGCGCAATCCTATCCATTGCGCCGCCCGCGCCAGTGGCTGACCTCTGGGGGGCTGGGA contains the following coding sequences:
- the thiP gene encoding thiamine/thiamine pyrophosphate ABC transporter permease ThiP, which produces MVTRRQPLALNWLWPGLLATALLVTAAALAFGALWQQAPTNQWLALWQDDYLWHVIRFTFWQALLSALFSTVPAIFLARALYRRRFPGHRWLLRLCAMTLVLPVLVAVFGILSVYGRQGWLAHLLALVGIEYRFSPYGLRGILLAHVFFNLPLATRLLLQALEGIATEQRQLATQLGMRGWNYFHLVEWPWLRRQILPAAALIFMLCFASFATVLSLGGGPEATTIELAIYQALSFDYDPARAALLALIQIVCCLGLVLLSQRLGKLLPVGYSQQQHWRDPQDSLLSRSLDTLLIAAALLLLLPPLLAVIADGLNASLLEVLRQPVLWQTLFTSLRIALAAGVVCVILTMMLLWSSRELKLRQRLFLGQLMDLSGMLILAMPGIVLATGFFLLFNNTFGLPDSPYALVVMTNALMAIPYALKVLENPMYDTAERFNQLCLSLDIRGWQRLKVVELRALKLPITQALAFACVLSIGDFGVIALFGNEQFRTLPFYLYQQIGAYRSADGAVTALLLLLLCFTLFTLIEKLAGQHDHSR
- the thiQ gene encoding thiamine ABC transporter ATP-binding protein ThiQ; its protein translation is MIILDKLVYLYQHLPMRFDLRVQSGERIAILGPSGAGKSTLLSLIAGFLMADSGQLRLNGQDHHATPPAKRPVSILFQENNLFPHLSLKQNIALGLNPGLKLNAHQQEILRHIAQQVGLTPMLDRLPSQVSGGQRQRAALARCLIRQQPILLLDEPFSALDPALRYEMLELLDTVCSERQLTLLMVSHNLEDAARIASRTVLVVDGHIYYDGPTCDLQRGTTEAARILGISLRENK
- the ivbL gene encoding ilvB operon leader peptide IvbL; its protein translation is MKHTSSTFALLSTAYDAVVVVRVVVVVGSAP
- the ilvB gene encoding acetolactate synthase large subunit, giving the protein MRYTGAELIIRLLEQQGITTVTGIPGGAALPLYDALGQSNIIRHVLARHEQGAGFIAQGMARASGKAAVCMASSGPGATNLLTAIADAKLDSIPLVCITGQVSSSMIGTDAFQEVDTYGISIPVTKHNYLVRDINELPRVIEDAFRIAQSGRPGPVWVDIPKDVQTASIELAELPAIRANDTPPDVNPQSIRQAAAMINAAQRPVLYLGGGIISAAAHQQARQLAERSNLPTTMTLMALGAIPVDHPLSLGMLGMHAARSTNLILQQADWLIVLGARFDDRAIGKAEQFCPDASIIHIDIDPAELGKIRQPHVALNADVAQALDQLLPLIESQPREVWRGAVQALQREFPFSMPNSDDPLSHYGLIRAVAQELDDNAIISTDVGQHQMWVAQSYPLRRPRQWLTSGGLGTMGFGLPAAIGAALAEPQRTVVCFSGDGSLMMNIQEMATTAEENLNVKIVLMNNQSLGLVHQQQDMFYQKRIFASDYRYQTNFLAIAAGFGFAVCDLNSAADPQTALREALQHPGPALIHAFIDVNEKVYPMVPPGAANIEMIGD